A single genomic interval of Thermodesulfatator atlanticus DSM 21156 harbors:
- a CDS encoding type IV pilus secretin PilQ, whose amino-acid sequence MHRIINTLILICFFGLYTSHAEAYDYKIKNINFKEKEDTISIFILFDGLSLKPEVKRTGKKLVLSFKDTKINTINPKLPEGIKKFDIELEDNNTKLFIETKYTLKDIKQKENKIIITLIKEKENSFPYDLPPQIGEIKTPFQDKKYTGEKISLDLQDADIRTVFRMLSEIGNVNIVLGDQISGKITLKLKDVPWDQVLDIVMARFGLGKAEINGIIYIAPLQKLQKQTEEIRKLKEAMIQEKEITPLKREYLTLNYVKACDLIDSGTIKSLMTERGTISCDDRANLLIIKDTSIAINAIKNLIKRIDIPNKQVLIEARIVEISSNFARNLGIQWYGGYYNSGNFRIGPSSAFPVGSGGNPVDGVYDTSTGQNTETPRDSFSKGSLPFGPIVDLGIPEATTTLGLAIGHITSTSALLLDMRLSALETQGLGKIVSAPKIITKDNEEALIRQGYQIPYPQITAEGTVATEFANADLTLKVIPHILPNNEIKLSIDINKSEPDWSRQVNGVPSIITRSAKTFVRVPNGGTVVIGGLKVTKKNESYGRVPGLSKIPGAGNLFKNSQKSQEEQELLIFITAKVVSSAVEEIDY is encoded by the coding sequence ATGCACAGAATAATAAACACCTTAATTTTAATATGCTTTTTCGGATTATATACATCTCATGCAGAAGCATACGATTATAAAATTAAGAACATTAATTTTAAAGAAAAAGAAGACACAATAAGTATCTTCATATTATTCGATGGATTATCTCTCAAACCAGAAGTTAAAAGAACCGGGAAAAAGCTAGTTCTAAGCTTTAAAGATACTAAAATCAATACCATTAATCCTAAACTACCTGAAGGAATCAAAAAATTCGATATAGAACTTGAAGATAATAACACAAAACTATTCATTGAAACTAAATACACCTTGAAAGACATTAAGCAAAAAGAAAACAAAATAATTATAACATTAATAAAAGAAAAAGAAAATTCCTTCCCGTATGACTTACCCCCTCAAATAGGAGAAATAAAAACTCCTTTTCAAGACAAAAAATATACCGGAGAAAAAATATCATTAGACTTACAGGACGCAGACATAAGAACGGTTTTTAGAATGCTCAGTGAAATTGGAAATGTTAATATCGTATTAGGAGACCAGATTTCAGGCAAGATAACATTAAAACTAAAAGACGTTCCCTGGGATCAAGTACTGGATATCGTAATGGCACGATTTGGCTTAGGAAAAGCAGAAATAAATGGTATCATTTATATAGCTCCCCTACAAAAATTACAAAAACAGACAGAAGAAATCAGAAAACTAAAAGAAGCCATGATCCAAGAAAAAGAGATAACCCCTCTAAAAAGAGAATACTTAACATTAAACTACGTCAAAGCATGCGATCTTATTGATTCGGGAACTATTAAAAGTTTAATGACAGAGAGAGGAACTATAAGTTGCGACGATCGAGCAAATCTACTCATTATTAAAGACACCAGTATAGCTATTAACGCTATAAAAAATTTAATAAAGAGGATAGATATTCCCAATAAACAAGTCCTAATAGAAGCAAGAATAGTTGAAATTTCCAGTAATTTTGCACGGAATTTAGGGATTCAGTGGTATGGAGGATATTATAATTCAGGTAATTTTCGGATAGGACCATCTTCAGCTTTTCCTGTAGGTTCAGGAGGAAATCCCGTAGATGGTGTATATGATACTTCAACCGGTCAAAATACAGAAACTCCTCGAGATAGTTTTTCAAAAGGTTCTTTGCCTTTTGGCCCTATTGTAGATCTTGGAATTCCTGAGGCCACCACTACACTTGGACTTGCAATAGGTCATATTACTAGCACATCTGCATTATTATTAGACATGCGCTTATCTGCTCTAGAAACGCAAGGACTGGGAAAAATAGTATCTGCACCAAAAATTATCACTAAAGACAATGAGGAAGCCTTAATAAGACAAGGGTATCAAATACCATATCCTCAAATAACAGCAGAGGGAACAGTAGCTACAGAATTTGCGAATGCCGATTTAACTCTTAAGGTAATTCCCCACATTCTACCCAATAACGAAATTAAATTATCAATAGATATAAATAAAAGCGAACCAGATTGGAGTAGACAAGTAAATGGCGTGCCTTCAATCATTACGAGAAGTGCGAAAACTTTTGTAAGGGTCCCCAATGGAGGAACAGTTGTTATCGGTGGACTGAAAGTCACCAAAAAGAACGAAAGCTATGGTCGGGTTCCAGGGCTTTCTAAAATTCCTGGTGCTGGAAATCTTTTTAAGAATAGCCAAAAATCCCAAGAAGAACAAGAACTCCTAATTTTTATTACTGCCAAAGTCGTTAGCTCTGCGGTAGAAGAAATCGACTATTAA
- a CDS encoding pilus assembly protein PilP: MIKKKKFLTKLILAIFCLIITEASGYSKSISQKIDIEEAWNKALKLRESYKFSPLNFDPFKPFIIEYKPAPIAKNITVFLNNYDISELKLVGIIKKKNEYIAIIEDPSGKGFFLKKGDYLGKQGGEIIKITSCAVYITQKFIDYRGRIVQSKKPLILTLSTEGETCTE, encoded by the coding sequence ATGATTAAAAAGAAAAAATTTTTAACAAAACTAATTTTAGCAATTTTTTGTTTAATTATAACAGAAGCGTCGGGATACTCTAAATCTATTTCGCAAAAAATTGATATTGAAGAAGCTTGGAACAAGGCTCTAAAATTAAGAGAAAGTTATAAATTTAGCCCCTTAAATTTTGATCCATTTAAACCATTTATTATTGAATATAAACCAGCTCCCATAGCAAAAAATATAACCGTTTTTCTTAATAATTATGACATTAGCGAGTTAAAACTAGTTGGCATTATTAAGAAAAAAAATGAATACATAGCTATCATTGAAGATCCTTCCGGGAAAGGCTTCTTTTTAAAAAAGGGAGACTACCTAGGAAAACAGGGCGGGGAAATAATAAAAATAACTTCATGTGCCGTTTATATAACACAAAAATTTATTGATTATAGAGGTAGAATTGTACAATCAAAAAAGCCTTTAATATTGACACTCTCAACGGAGGGCGAAACATGCACAGAATAA
- a CDS encoding type IV pilus inner membrane component PilO has translation MKIKIQQEIEKIKNQWNGLSKRDKTIIKILAIVGPLLLYIKLIALPAKENIDKLIKEKQKIEQQINQAQIAEAQLRKIEKELKELKKISKEAEKILPSKMEIASLLQSISDESKRFNLSIIEFKTQQEQDTENLYKKIPIILKAEGSFNNIMLFIDNIRSKEKILTPKKIILSKKDKTLLADCTLITYRTLTPEEIKEKKNPKNKKRKR, from the coding sequence ATGAAAATTAAAATCCAGCAAGAGATCGAAAAAATAAAAAACCAGTGGAACGGGTTAAGCAAAAGAGATAAAACAATCATAAAAATATTAGCAATTGTCGGCCCGCTACTTTTATACATCAAACTAATAGCATTACCCGCTAAAGAAAACATTGACAAACTAATAAAAGAAAAACAAAAAATAGAACAACAAATAAATCAAGCTCAAATAGCAGAAGCACAACTAAGAAAGATAGAAAAAGAACTAAAAGAATTAAAGAAAATTTCCAAAGAAGCAGAAAAAATATTACCATCAAAAATGGAAATAGCTAGCTTACTACAAAGCATTTCAGACGAAAGTAAAAGATTCAATTTATCAATTATTGAATTCAAAACTCAACAAGAACAAGATACAGAAAATTTATATAAAAAAATTCCTATAATCTTAAAAGCAGAAGGTTCATTTAATAACATCATGCTTTTTATTGATAACATTAGATCCAAAGAAAAAATTTTAACCCCTAAAAAAATAATACTATCTAAAAAAGACAAAACTTTATTAGCAGATTGCACTTTAATTACTTACAGAACCTTAACTCCAGAAGAAATCAAAGAAAAAAAGAATCCCAAAAATAAAAAGAGAAAAAGATGA
- a CDS encoding PilN domain-containing protein: MIKINLLPRDRQKEKGDTKRIFILIAILVYCIMAASYIWLWQQETQIKDEINRLEIKLNSKKYALNKLKKAKQEQAEISQKITTIANLLKENPILIKNIEITTKNIPYQQIFLSKIQADQASISINAFAADLKSIATYIRKLEKQDEIKKVELTNTKQKEINGEKLINFTLKIGTKNEN; this comes from the coding sequence ATGATAAAAATTAACCTACTCCCCAGAGATAGACAAAAAGAAAAAGGAGACACAAAAAGAATCTTTATACTAATAGCCATATTAGTATATTGCATCATGGCAGCCAGCTACATATGGCTATGGCAACAAGAGACACAAATAAAAGACGAAATCAACAGATTAGAAATCAAATTAAACAGCAAAAAATATGCTCTTAACAAGCTAAAAAAAGCAAAACAGGAGCAAGCAGAGATATCACAAAAAATAACTACCATAGCAAATCTGCTAAAAGAAAACCCCATTTTAATAAAAAACATAGAAATAACTACAAAAAACATTCCATATCAACAAATATTTTTAAGTAAAATACAGGCAGACCAAGCAAGTATTTCCATAAACGCTTTTGCAGCAGATCTTAAAAGCATAGCTACCTATATCAGGAAACTAGAAAAACAAGACGAAATCAAAAAAGTGGAGCTAACAAACACAAAACAAAAAGAAATAAATGGAGAAAAATTAATAAACTTCACCCTTAAAATAGGGACAAAAAATGAAAATTAA
- the pilM gene encoding pilus assembly protein PilM encodes MALKLGNLAFGKKGYLGIDLGSSAIKVAEVEGYPPVLRSFGQVKLPEGGLFAADTSSMEEVAEKLKKLLDNLKIKHKRAIVSVSSYTSILKRISLDISPDQDLEEAILEEAEAHIPFDLDEVYLDYQILSSDEEKVDYILVAAKKDLIDTIIDFIKLAKIELIIIDIDALAITNIYTYLYQPEDCNLVIDLGASKTSMIIVNNNELITTRDLSIGTKQLDNEDEDKKLYNEERLIKGIEEAYNYFIETSNLEPKRIYITGGGSINKNLVKKIKQTLKKEISYFSIEPKIKIEKIEQNTKTYINHIGLTSVGLALREIVQ; translated from the coding sequence ATGGCTCTAAAACTCGGAAATTTAGCCTTTGGAAAAAAGGGATACCTAGGAATAGACCTAGGGAGTTCGGCTATAAAAGTAGCTGAAGTGGAAGGATACCCTCCGGTTTTACGTTCTTTCGGCCAGGTGAAATTACCAGAGGGAGGACTATTTGCCGCAGATACCAGCTCAATGGAAGAAGTTGCCGAAAAACTCAAAAAACTGCTAGATAATCTCAAAATTAAACACAAAAGAGCCATAGTCTCTGTTTCAAGTTATACGTCAATTCTGAAGAGAATAAGTCTAGATATATCGCCTGATCAAGATTTAGAAGAAGCTATACTGGAAGAAGCCGAAGCCCACATTCCTTTTGACCTAGACGAAGTTTACCTAGATTACCAGATTTTGTCATCAGACGAAGAAAAAGTTGACTACATATTAGTTGCTGCGAAAAAAGACCTTATAGACACGATAATCGATTTTATTAAGTTAGCTAAAATAGAGCTAATCATCATAGACATTGACGCTTTAGCTATTACAAATATCTACACATATCTATACCAACCAGAAGATTGCAATTTAGTAATTGATCTAGGGGCTTCAAAAACAAGCATGATAATTGTTAACAACAACGAACTCATCACCACAAGAGATTTAAGCATTGGCACAAAACAATTAGATAACGAAGACGAAGACAAAAAACTATACAATGAAGAAAGGCTGATCAAAGGAATAGAAGAAGCCTATAATTATTTTATAGAAACATCTAATCTAGAGCCGAAAAGGATATATATCACTGGCGGGGGGAGCATTAACAAAAACCTTGTCAAAAAAATCAAACAAACACTAAAAAAAGAGATCTCATATTTTTCAATTGAACCTAAAATAAAAATTGAAAAAATAGAACAAAATACGAAAACATACATTAATCATATAGGCTTAACATCAGTGGGACTCGCATTAAGAGAGATAGTACAATGA
- the lepA gene encoding translation elongation factor 4, with amino-acid sequence MKLFPQEKIRNFSIIAHVDHGKSTLADRLLEKTGMVSEREMREQFLDRLDLERERGITIKAQAVRLWYKAKDGELYQLNLIDTPGHVDFSYEVSRSLAACEGALLVVDASQGVEAQTLANVYLALENNLEIIPVLNKIDLPQADPERVKKEIEEIIGLDASDAILASAKKGIGTEEILEAIVNRIPPPQGKRDNPLKALIFDSWYDPYLGVVVLIRMVDGTLYPGQRIKLMSTGKEFEVTKVGVFAPNPTSVDMLVAGEVGFFAAGIKEVRDTKIGDTVTEAANPAREPLPGFREVKPMVFCGLFPVESEQYDELREAVEKLWLNDPAFSYEPENSAALGFGFRCGFQGLLHMEIIQERLEREFNLKLISTAPSVRYRVELVDGKTVEVENPAHWPAREKIVRVLEPYIRAEIFTPKEYVGAIMRLCEEKRGQQKDLRYLTPQRVQLIYDLPFSEVVLDFFDKLKSYSRGYASMDYSFLDYRPSDLVKLDIYINKQPVDALSLIVHKDKAYYRGRELVSKLREVIPRQLFEVVIQAAIGSKIIARERIPPMRKDVLAKCYGGDVTRKRKLLEKQKEGKKRMKNLGQVEIPQEAFLAILRI; translated from the coding sequence ATGAAGTTGTTTCCGCAAGAAAAAATAAGAAATTTTAGTATCATAGCCCATGTGGACCACGGAAAGTCCACTCTTGCAGATCGTCTGCTCGAAAAGACCGGCATGGTGTCCGAACGTGAAATGCGTGAACAATTTTTGGATCGGCTTGACCTTGAACGCGAACGAGGCATTACCATCAAGGCTCAGGCGGTAAGACTGTGGTACAAAGCCAAAGACGGCGAGCTTTATCAGCTTAATCTTATAGATACTCCCGGACACGTAGATTTCTCCTATGAAGTTTCTCGAAGTTTAGCTGCCTGTGAAGGGGCTTTGTTGGTTGTTGATGCCTCTCAGGGAGTAGAAGCCCAGACCCTTGCTAATGTTTATCTTGCCCTTGAAAACAATCTTGAGATTATTCCCGTACTCAACAAAATAGACCTACCACAAGCAGATCCAGAAAGGGTAAAAAAAGAAATCGAAGAAATAATAGGCCTTGATGCTTCTGATGCTATTCTGGCAAGTGCCAAAAAAGGAATAGGCACCGAAGAAATTTTAGAAGCCATAGTTAATCGTATTCCACCACCACAGGGAAAAAGAGACAACCCTCTTAAGGCCCTTATCTTTGATTCCTGGTACGACCCTTATTTAGGGGTAGTGGTTTTGATTCGTATGGTAGATGGCACATTATATCCTGGCCAGCGTATCAAGCTCATGTCCACCGGCAAAGAATTCGAAGTTACTAAAGTCGGCGTTTTTGCTCCTAATCCTACTAGTGTGGACATGTTAGTTGCAGGGGAGGTTGGCTTTTTTGCCGCAGGCATTAAAGAAGTCCGTGATACCAAAATAGGCGATACGGTAACAGAGGCAGCTAATCCCGCGCGTGAGCCACTTCCTGGTTTTCGTGAGGTAAAGCCGATGGTATTTTGTGGTCTTTTCCCGGTGGAAAGCGAACAATATGATGAACTTCGCGAAGCTGTAGAAAAGCTGTGGTTAAATGATCCTGCCTTTTCCTATGAGCCAGAAAATTCAGCAGCCCTGGGCTTTGGTTTCCGTTGTGGGTTTCAGGGGCTTCTTCACATGGAGATTATTCAAGAACGCCTTGAAAGAGAATTTAACCTTAAACTCATCAGTACTGCCCCCTCGGTGCGTTATAGGGTAGAGCTTGTTGACGGAAAAACAGTAGAAGTAGAAAACCCTGCTCATTGGCCGGCGCGCGAGAAAATTGTAAGGGTTTTAGAGCCCTATATTCGCGCAGAAATCTTTACCCCCAAAGAGTATGTAGGCGCTATTATGCGCCTTTGTGAAGAAAAAAGAGGCCAACAAAAAGACCTGCGCTATTTAACCCCTCAGAGGGTTCAATTAATATACGATTTGCCTTTTAGTGAAGTGGTGCTTGATTTTTTTGACAAGCTTAAGTCATATTCTCGTGGTTACGCCTCGATGGATTACAGCTTTTTAGATTATAGGCCCTCTGACCTTGTTAAACTAGACATTTATATCAACAAACAGCCCGTAGATGCCCTTTCTCTTATTGTTCATAAAGACAAGGCCTATTATCGGGGGCGAGAGCTTGTTTCCAAATTAAGAGAAGTTATTCCGCGCCAGCTTTTTGAAGTAGTTATCCAGGCTGCTATTGGCTCAAAAATCATTGCCCGTGAACGTATCCCCCCTATGCGCAAAGATGTCCTGGCTAAGTGCTATGGTGGTGACGTAACCAGAAAAAGAAAACTCCTTGAAAAGCAAAAAGAAGGTAAAAAACGGATGAAAAACCTTGGCCAGGTAGAAATCCCCCAGGAAGCTTTTTTGGCCATTTTACGTATTTAA
- the lepB gene encoding signal peptidase I — protein sequence MSQKETLSYKDTLTYKIWDWVKTIVLALLLALFIRTFFVQAFKIPSGSMIPTLLIGDHILVNKFIYGVRNPITREVWIKGRTPQRRDIIVFIFPKDRKLDFIKRVIGLPGEIVEIRNKIVYINGVPLKEPYVQHTDPHILPRDVSPRDNFGPVKVPPGHLFVMGDNRDASYDSRFWGFVPIRDVKGKAFIIYFSWDKEHFRIRWNRIGKLIH from the coding sequence GTGTCGCAAAAAGAAACTCTTTCTTATAAAGACACACTTACGTACAAGATCTGGGATTGGGTCAAGACTATTGTTCTTGCCCTTTTGCTGGCGCTTTTTATTCGTACTTTTTTCGTACAGGCCTTTAAAATTCCTTCTGGCTCCATGATCCCAACCCTGCTCATAGGAGATCACATCCTGGTTAACAAGTTTATTTACGGAGTCAGAAATCCTATAACCAGGGAAGTCTGGATAAAAGGCCGTACGCCCCAAAGAAGAGATATAATTGTCTTTATTTTCCCCAAAGACAGAAAGCTCGACTTTATCAAAAGGGTGATAGGGTTGCCGGGGGAAATAGTAGAAATAAGAAATAAAATCGTTTATATAAACGGTGTTCCCTTAAAAGAGCCATACGTTCAGCATACAGACCCTCACATATTGCCTCGAGATGTCAGCCCTCGTGACAATTTTGGCCCGGTGAAAGTTCCTCCAGGCCATCTTTTCGTAATGGGGGATAACCGCGATGCTAGCTATGATAGCCGTTTCTGGGGGTTTGTACCTATTCGTGATGTAAAAGGAAAGGCTTTTATTATCTATTTTTCGTGGGATAAAGAACACTTCCGCATACGTTGGAACCGCATAGGCAAACTCATCCATTAA
- a CDS encoding N-acyl amino acid synthase FeeM domain-containing protein: MSFQIGSEDWWRLRRLKLSGVPEAITNPGNLKIIETTDKIEKKSFFEFVKKRYVKLGIVPPDWAPPPLPGRFFAAYLKDLAGPACVALLVDKRLPCEGPYKKELKKIKGWRNKIAEITLVATQPSLKARNAIFYVFRRIYYFSLKNGITDLVVCINPKYADFYEKILLFERKGPRMPHPFLPNLGVVLEHLNLKKAEKKYYEVYKNFPEPFNLYQFFAA; encoded by the coding sequence ATGTCTTTTCAGATTGGCTCTGAGGACTGGTGGCGTCTGCGCCGTTTAAAACTTTCAGGAGTTCCTGAAGCTATAACTAACCCTGGAAATCTCAAAATTATCGAAACCACAGACAAGATAGAAAAAAAATCCTTTTTTGAATTTGTAAAAAAAAGATACGTTAAATTAGGAATAGTGCCTCCAGATTGGGCTCCGCCTCCTCTGCCTGGGCGTTTTTTTGCAGCCTATCTTAAGGATTTAGCCGGTCCTGCCTGTGTGGCTTTGTTGGTTGATAAAAGGCTCCCCTGTGAAGGACCATATAAAAAAGAACTAAAAAAAATAAAAGGTTGGCGCAATAAAATAGCAGAAATTACCCTGGTTGCTACACAACCTTCACTTAAGGCTAGAAACGCAATCTTTTATGTTTTTCGTCGCATTTACTATTTTTCGCTTAAAAATGGCATTACTGACTTGGTGGTTTGTATTAATCCCAAATATGCCGACTTTTATGAAAAAATATTGCTTTTTGAAAGAAAAGGCCCACGGATGCCCCATCCATTTTTACCAAATCTAGGAGTAGTGTTGGAGCATTTGAATCTGAAAAAGGCAGAAAAAAAATATTATGAAGTTTATAAAAATTTTCCTGAGCCTTTTAATCTTTATCAGTTTTTTGCAGCTTAG
- a CDS encoding GGDEF domain-containing protein: MNLKSKLVLLAEEEIKEKTSSLKKFYEITYFYDPMVAVEKIFAAPPDILLVQESLAKDLIKGLILALKNDLRLTCMPVVLIVERINLPKSWEDCPVDDFVFSDSSLDEYLSRINLALARVKRLADNNPLTGLPGNTSILKTIQEKLNTKEDVAVAYVDIDQFKPFNDRYGFARGDEILRMVGRVLLNVISDKCREKGFVGHIGGDDFVFICPNEQIEETCKEIIKEYESILPSFLDPEDLKKGYFVAKDRQGIERKIPFPSISIAVVPLKKGKFKHYGEVSAAASQVKKMAKAIEGNSYFIDRRQH; encoded by the coding sequence ATGAACTTAAAAAGTAAATTAGTCCTCCTAGCAGAGGAAGAGATTAAAGAAAAAACGTCTTCTCTAAAAAAATTTTATGAGATTACCTATTTTTATGACCCAATGGTTGCCGTAGAAAAAATCTTTGCAGCGCCTCCCGATATCCTTTTGGTGCAGGAAAGTCTGGCAAAAGACCTTATCAAAGGCCTGATACTTGCTTTGAAAAACGACCTGCGCTTGACTTGCATGCCTGTGGTTTTAATTGTCGAACGAATAAACTTGCCTAAAAGTTGGGAAGATTGTCCTGTTGATGACTTCGTCTTTTCAGATAGTTCTTTAGACGAATATTTGTCACGTATAAACTTGGCTTTAGCTAGGGTTAAGCGCCTTGCAGACAACAATCCTCTTACCGGCCTTCCAGGAAATACTTCAATTTTGAAGACCATTCAGGAAAAATTGAACACCAAAGAAGATGTCGCCGTAGCTTACGTTGATATAGACCAGTTCAAGCCATTTAATGATCGTTATGGATTTGCACGCGGTGATGAAATATTGAGAATGGTAGGACGAGTGCTTCTTAATGTTATTTCCGATAAATGTCGCGAAAAGGGATTTGTTGGCCATATTGGAGGAGATGATTTTGTTTTTATTTGCCCTAACGAACAAATAGAAGAAACTTGCAAAGAGATAATCAAAGAATACGAATCTATTTTGCCATCTTTTCTGGATCCAGAAGATCTTAAAAAAGGCTACTTTGTGGCCAAGGACCGCCAAGGAATCGAAAGAAAGATCCCTTTCCCGAGCATTTCTATTGCCGTAGTCCCTTTAAAAAAAGGCAAATTCAAACATTATGGGGAAGTTTCTGCAGCAGCCTCTCAGGTTAAAAAGATGGCTAAGGCCATAGAAGGAAATAGCTATTTTATTGATAGACGCCAACACTAA
- a CDS encoding HDOD domain-containing protein, which yields MNETKREIKKRLRNLQSLPTLPAIVGKLTQLIGDERATAHQVAALIEKDQVLTGKVLKMVNSAFYGFPRRISTVSNAIVLLGFNVIRTLVLTASIFESMQATDLSLWEHSLGTAAAAGLLADKLELPNPEEVTTAGLLHDLGKVVLRTEFPKLYKEVATKVKEEKTYFRAAEQEILGLDHGEIGRILANQWNLPERLVEPIAYHHEVEKARKFKKEAAIVHFADIMTRAMGYGSGGDPWVPALNDKAWKLLRLKEKDLQEIIPIFDERLLELRFFTLEMQNELKK from the coding sequence ATGAACGAGACTAAAAGGGAAATTAAAAAAAGGCTGCGCAATCTACAATCCTTGCCAACTCTTCCTGCTATCGTAGGTAAATTGACCCAGCTTATCGGAGACGAAAGGGCCACGGCACACCAGGTGGCGGCTCTAATTGAAAAAGACCAAGTGCTTACGGGAAAAGTTTTAAAAATGGTAAACTCAGCCTTTTATGGCTTCCCGCGTCGTATCTCTACGGTTTCTAATGCCATCGTTCTTCTTGGTTTTAACGTGATTCGGACCTTAGTGCTTACGGCGTCTATTTTTGAGAGCATGCAAGCAACCGACCTAAGCCTCTGGGAACACTCTTTGGGAACCGCTGCTGCTGCGGGTCTTTTAGCCGATAAATTGGAACTTCCTAATCCAGAAGAGGTTACTACTGCGGGTTTGCTCCACGATCTGGGCAAAGTGGTGCTAAGGACAGAATTTCCCAAATTATATAAAGAAGTAGCCACAAAGGTAAAAGAAGAAAAAACATATTTTCGGGCGGCCGAACAAGAAATCCTTGGCCTTGACCACGGAGAGATTGGGCGCATTCTTGCTAATCAATGGAATTTACCTGAACGCCTAGTAGAACCGATTGCCTATCATCACGAGGTTGAAAAGGCGCGCAAGTTCAAAAAAGAAGCAGCAATAGTGCATTTTGCCGATATTATGACTAGGGCCATGGGATACGGCTCTGGCGGAGATCCTTGGGTACCTGCTCTAAATGATAAAGCCTGGAAGCTTTTGCGTTTAAAAGAGAAAGACCTACAAGAAATAATCCCTATTTTTGATGAACGACTTCTAGAATTACGCTTTTTCACCCTGGAAATGCAAAATGAACTTAAAAAGTAA